A region of Candidatus Methylomirabilota bacterium DNA encodes the following proteins:
- a CDS encoding ABC transporter ATP-binding protein yields GVNPALMDSLLDRILDLQRRGVTFLIIEHNMDLVMSVCHPILVMAQGRLIYQGDAAGVRSEPRVLDAYLGDVPAAVE; encoded by the coding sequence CGGCGTCAATCCCGCGCTCATGGACAGCCTGCTCGACCGGATCCTCGACCTGCAGCGCCGGGGCGTCACCTTCCTGATCATCGAGCACAACATGGATCTCGTCATGTCGGTCTGCCATCCGATCCTGGTGATGGCCCAGGGCCGGCTGATCTACCAGGGAGACGCGGCCGGAGTGCGGTCCGAGCCGCGGGTCCTGGACGCGTACCTGGGCGATGTGCCGGCGGCCGTCGAGTGA
- a CDS encoding ABC transporter ATP-binding protein — MSERVESRLDVRGLVAGYVADLPIVRGVSLEVGAGEIVTVIGPNGAGKSTLLKAIAGSVRVSAGAVYLAGRDITGLPTHALARAGVAYVPQTGNIFTTLTVHENLLAGGHTIGRELSGRIERAYAAFPDLAARRTARGRVLSGGQRQMLAIARALLIEPAVMLLDEATAGLAPRVAADLFARLRRLAGQGVAILMVEQNARAALRASDRGYLLSEGATRLSGPAADLLADPAVGEIYLGGRRRMA, encoded by the coding sequence GTGAGCGAGCGGGTGGAGTCGCGGCTGGACGTGCGGGGTCTGGTCGCCGGATACGTGGCCGATCTGCCCATCGTGCGCGGCGTGTCCCTGGAGGTCGGGGCCGGCGAGATCGTGACGGTGATCGGACCGAACGGCGCCGGGAAGTCCACCCTGCTCAAGGCGATCGCGGGATCGGTCCGGGTGAGCGCGGGCGCCGTGTACCTGGCCGGCAGGGACATCACCGGTCTTCCCACCCACGCCCTGGCGCGGGCCGGGGTGGCCTACGTTCCCCAGACCGGAAACATCTTCACGACACTGACGGTGCACGAGAACCTGCTGGCGGGCGGCCACACGATCGGGCGCGAGCTCTCGGGGCGGATCGAGCGGGCCTACGCGGCGTTCCCGGACCTGGCGGCGCGCCGCACAGCCCGGGGCCGGGTCCTCTCGGGCGGCCAGCGCCAGATGCTGGCCATCGCCCGGGCGCTTCTGATCGAGCCGGCGGTGATGCTGCTCGACGAGGCGACGGCCGGGCTCGCCCCCCGGGTCGCCGCCGACCTGTTCGCGCGCCTGCGCCGGCTCGCCGGCCAGGGGGTGGCGATCCTGATGGTCGAGCAGAACGCCCGGGCCGCCCTGCGGGCCTCCGACCGGGGCTACCTGCTCAGCGAGGGCGCGACCCGCCTCAGCGGCCCGGCCGCCGATCTCCTGGCGGATCCCGCGGTCGGCGAGATCTACCTCGGCGGCCGCCGGCGCATGGCGTGA